A DNA window from Streptomyces sp. 71268 contains the following coding sequences:
- a CDS encoding FAD-dependent oxidoreductase, with the protein MVDAHRTFVIVGGGLAGAKAAETLRAEGFTGRVILICDERDHPYERPPLSKGFLSGSQERDSVFVHEPGWYAQAHIELHLGQPAVHLDREARSVRLGDGTRIHYDRLLLATGAEPRRLEIPGTDLAGVHHLRRLAHAERLRGVLASLGRDNGHLVIAGAGWIGLEVAAAARGYGAEVTIVEPEQGPLHTVVGPELGALFTDLHGSHGVRFHFGARLTEITGQDGMVLAARTDDGEEHPAHAVLAAIGAAPRTALAEAAGLEIAPRTGPARGGIAVDAGLRTSDPDIFAAGDAAAFPLPQLAAGLPAGERLRVEHWANALNGGPVAARAMLGQDVTYDRVPYFFSDQYDVGLEYSGYAPPGSYAQVVCRGDVGKREFIGFWLDARGRLLAGMNVNVWDVTEPIQALIRAGVPLDPEALADPSLPLTSLLP; encoded by the coding sequence GTGGTCGACGCACATCGAACGTTCGTCATCGTCGGAGGAGGGCTTGCGGGGGCGAAGGCCGCCGAGACGCTCCGGGCCGAGGGCTTCACCGGCCGGGTGATCCTCATCTGTGACGAACGCGACCACCCCTACGAACGCCCGCCACTGTCCAAGGGGTTCCTCAGCGGCAGCCAGGAGCGCGACAGCGTCTTCGTCCACGAGCCGGGCTGGTACGCGCAGGCCCACATCGAACTCCACCTCGGCCAGCCCGCCGTGCACCTCGACCGGGAGGCCAGGTCCGTACGCCTGGGCGACGGCACCCGCATCCACTACGACCGGCTGCTGCTGGCCACCGGCGCCGAGCCGCGCCGCCTGGAGATCCCCGGCACCGACCTGGCCGGCGTGCACCACCTGCGCCGCCTCGCCCACGCCGAGCGGCTGCGCGGCGTGCTGGCCTCGCTCGGGCGCGACAACGGGCACCTGGTCATCGCCGGCGCCGGCTGGATCGGCCTCGAAGTCGCCGCCGCCGCCCGTGGCTACGGCGCCGAGGTGACCATCGTGGAGCCCGAGCAGGGGCCGCTGCACACCGTCGTCGGGCCCGAACTCGGCGCGCTCTTCACCGACCTGCACGGCAGCCACGGCGTCCGCTTCCACTTCGGCGCCCGGCTCACCGAGATCACCGGCCAGGACGGCATGGTGCTGGCCGCGCGGACCGACGACGGCGAGGAGCACCCCGCGCACGCCGTGCTCGCCGCGATCGGCGCCGCGCCCCGCACCGCGCTCGCGGAGGCCGCGGGGCTGGAGATCGCCCCCCGCACCGGCCCGGCCCGTGGCGGCATCGCCGTCGACGCCGGCCTGCGCACCAGCGACCCGGACATCTTCGCCGCCGGCGACGCCGCCGCCTTCCCGCTGCCCCAGCTCGCCGCCGGTCTGCCCGCGGGCGAGCGGCTGCGCGTCGAGCACTGGGCCAACGCGCTCAACGGCGGCCCGGTCGCCGCCCGCGCCATGCTCGGCCAAGACGTGACGTACGACCGGGTGCCGTACTTCTTCTCCGACCAGTACGACGTGGGCCTGGAGTACTCGGGCTACGCGCCGCCCGGCAGCTACGCGCAGGTGGTGTGCCGGGGCGACGTCGGCAAGCGCGAGTTCATCGGCTTCTGGCTGGACGCGCGGGGGCGGCTGCTGGCCGGGATGAACGTCAACGTGTGGGACGTCACCGAGCCGATCCAGGCCCTCATCCGCGCCGGCGTGCCGCTCGACCCGGAGGCCCTGGCCGACCCCTCCCTCCCGCTGACCTCGCTGCTGCCGTAG